One Periophthalmus magnuspinnatus isolate fPerMag1 chromosome 15, fPerMag1.2.pri, whole genome shotgun sequence genomic window carries:
- the LOC117382608 gene encoding uncharacterized protein LOC117382608, with protein sequence MCHLYYGESLRPFLTKYVEVKVTDSRWFCHFFISSYDLWRGLDTLKTKEISCDYSLEKGDKSPRSDGYDMSAFIKNAPVPQPHVTTAVLEPVKTTTPGHVTGSEPKTSSPEPTTTILMSGTQNMAISAEPAPNSTLKDDVLKTVQQPTSVRWVWKLVVLLTVCGVTVGSVLLVLSVLCTKQAPANSNHTKSQDSNLDAVDPQNPTSSNMAASGSACYSLITSAPAIKGTSMIDRKELKREVQYDSSTYHLYATIQDDPLPASVVDSYL encoded by the exons ATGTGTCACCTGTACTACGGAGAATCACTGCGCCCATTCCTCACAAAATATGTTGAGGTAAAAGTGACGGACAGCAGATGGTTTTGCCATTTTTTCATCTCTTCATATGATTTGTGGAGAGGTCTTGATACTTTGAAGACAAAAGAAATCAGTTGTGACTACAGTTTAGAAAAAGGAGACAAATCCCCTCGCAGTGATGGATACGACATGAGCG cTTTCATAAAGAATGCACCAGTGCCCCAGCCCCATGTGACTACAGCTGTATTAGAGCCAGTGAAGACTACAACcccaggtcatgtgacaggaaGTGAGCCCAAAACCTCAAGTCCAG AGCCAACCACCACCATCTTGATGTCTGGAACCCAAAATATGGCAATTTCAG CTGAACCTGCTCCAAATTCCACTTTAAAAGATGATGTTTTGAAGACGGTTCAGCAGCCGACATCAG TGAGGTGGGTTTGGAAgctggtggttctgctgactGTCTGTGGAGTGACTGTGGGCAGTGTCCTCCTGGTGCTCTCAGTTCTCTGCACTAAACAAGCTCCTG CAAATTCAAACCACACCAA ATCACAGGACAGTAACCTTG ATGCAGTTGACCCACAGAATCCCACCAGCAGCAACATG GCTGCGAGTGGAAGTGCATGTTACAGTTTGATCACGTCTGCTCCAGCAATCAAGGGCACATCCA TGATCGACAGAAAGGAGCTTAAACGTGAAGTCCAATATGAC AGCAGCACATATCACCTCTATGCCACCATCCAAGACGACCCACTCCCTGCATCTGTGGTTGACAGCTATCTTtag